A region from the Thermomicrobiales bacterium genome encodes:
- a CDS encoding FAD-linked oxidase C-terminal domain-containing protein, which yields MSTATVTAPKSNVSRATLETSRVLQAELKARINGEVRFDRTSRMLYSTDASNYQIEPVGVVIPRSMDDAIGAIELAASHGVPILPRGGGSSLAGQTVGAALVIDFSKYLSRIHDLNVEEGTVLAEPGLNLESLNNQLKANKLMFGPDPSSSNRATIGGVIGNNSTGAHSILYGMTGDNVLAVRAALATGGVAELSQVSAETLAAQAAADDPRGRLLRDILAFREANRDLIARDFPPHWRRSTGYSLNELLKPDGEFNPARLLVSSEGTLATVLQARMKLAPTPKQTALVLLQFAELVPAMEATSHILECEPSAVELMDRMLIDLTRAQPGYASRISFIEGNPAGILAVEFYGESEAELVSRCAALEAHLKKHKVAMSAEPLRVLDAKRQADIWKVRKDGLGLLYSIRGDYKPIPVIEDVSVPVEHLPEFVGAVERMCAEHGTTAAYYAHASAGCLHIRPLINLKSEDGIRMMKEMADEAAQMAHRFGGVMSGEHGDGLQRSELNEVIFGPELYQAMRQFKAIFDPDGIMNPGKKVDAPPMTENLRLGVDYHPVELKTHIDFSREGGFMAAVEMCNGAAVCRKTKAGTMCPSYMATKDEMDTTRARANALRNALAGNIFEPADLTRKETYEVMDLCLSCKACKTECPSSVDMAKLKIEFLAQYYEANGVPTRAKIFGNIHTLSRLGSMFAPVANLALTTPLSAPVMRAVGVHPERKMSTFKHNTFVKRWKKHVRGLPPNRPTRGAVVYFHDTFATYNYPHIGMAAVELLEAAGFQVIIEERRACCGRPMLSKGLVNDARKNARRNVELLAPHARMGIPIVGTEPSCILTLRDEYIDLLPGNEDAQLVAKHAFMIDEYLAKLDADGELGINWKASDRDDVFFHGHCHQKALIGMGPSMSILKSAGCSAQESGAGCCGMAGSFGYEAEHYDVSKRIGEERLFPAIDKLNTSTTVAVAGVSCRQQIDHFTGRDTRHIAEVLADRIDRSRPWSPPPTHTPLPEVEPTPEAQAHADQVGIEAP from the coding sequence GTGTCAACTGCCACTGTCACCGCACCGAAATCAAACGTCTCTCGCGCCACGCTGGAAACGAGCCGCGTGCTGCAAGCAGAGCTGAAAGCGCGCATCAACGGCGAGGTCCGGTTCGACCGAACATCGCGGATGCTCTATTCCACCGACGCGTCCAACTATCAGATCGAACCGGTGGGCGTCGTGATTCCGCGGTCGATGGACGATGCGATTGGCGCGATCGAGCTGGCAGCCAGCCATGGGGTGCCGATTCTGCCGCGTGGTGGTGGATCGTCACTGGCCGGGCAGACGGTGGGCGCGGCGCTGGTGATCGACTTTTCCAAGTATCTCTCCCGCATCCACGATCTCAATGTGGAAGAGGGGACCGTGCTGGCCGAGCCGGGTCTCAATCTCGAAAGCCTGAACAACCAGCTGAAGGCCAACAAGCTGATGTTCGGGCCGGATCCTTCGTCGAGCAACCGCGCGACGATTGGCGGGGTGATTGGCAACAACTCGACTGGCGCGCATTCGATTCTCTACGGCATGACCGGGGACAACGTCCTCGCCGTGCGCGCCGCGTTGGCGACCGGCGGCGTGGCCGAACTGAGCCAGGTCTCGGCCGAGACACTGGCGGCGCAGGCAGCGGCAGACGATCCGCGCGGGCGCCTGCTGCGCGACATCCTGGCGTTCCGGGAGGCGAACCGCGATCTGATCGCGCGGGATTTCCCGCCTCACTGGCGGCGTTCGACAGGCTATTCGCTGAACGAGTTGCTCAAACCGGACGGGGAGTTCAACCCGGCCCGCTTGCTGGTTTCGTCCGAAGGCACCCTGGCGACGGTGCTGCAAGCACGCATGAAGCTGGCGCCAACCCCGAAGCAAACCGCGCTGGTGCTGTTGCAGTTTGCCGAACTGGTGCCGGCGATGGAAGCCACCAGTCACATCCTCGAATGCGAGCCCTCGGCGGTCGAGCTGATGGACCGCATGCTCATCGATCTCACCCGTGCCCAGCCGGGATATGCCAGCCGCATCTCGTTCATCGAGGGTAACCCGGCCGGGATCCTGGCGGTCGAGTTCTACGGAGAATCCGAAGCGGAGCTCGTCTCCAGGTGTGCCGCGCTGGAAGCTCATCTGAAGAAACACAAGGTCGCGATGAGCGCCGAGCCATTGCGCGTGCTGGACGCCAAGCGGCAAGCCGACATCTGGAAGGTGCGCAAGGACGGGTTGGGGCTGCTCTACTCGATTCGGGGCGATTACAAACCGATTCCGGTGATCGAGGATGTCTCCGTGCCGGTGGAGCACCTGCCCGAGTTCGTCGGCGCGGTCGAGCGGATGTGCGCCGAGCACGGCACGACCGCCGCCTATTACGCGCATGCGTCTGCCGGTTGTCTGCACATTCGCCCGCTCATCAATCTGAAGAGCGAAGACGGCATCCGGATGATGAAGGAGATGGCCGACGAGGCTGCCCAGATGGCGCACCGGTTTGGCGGGGTAATGTCCGGCGAGCATGGCGATGGGTTGCAGCGCTCAGAGCTGAACGAAGTCATCTTTGGTCCGGAGCTCTATCAGGCGATGCGCCAGTTCAAGGCGATCTTCGACCCAGACGGCATCATGAACCCCGGCAAGAAGGTCGATGCGCCGCCGATGACGGAGAACCTGCGACTGGGCGTCGACTATCACCCGGTCGAGCTGAAAACCCATATCGATTTCTCGCGCGAGGGCGGCTTCATGGCCGCGGTCGAGATGTGCAATGGCGCCGCGGTTTGCCGCAAGACCAAAGCCGGCACGATGTGTCCCTCCTACATGGCGACCAAAGACGAGATGGACACCACGCGGGCACGCGCAAATGCACTGCGCAACGCGCTGGCTGGCAACATCTTCGAACCAGCGGATTTGACCAGGAAAGAGACGTACGAGGTCATGGATCTCTGTCTCTCCTGTAAGGCTTGCAAGACCGAATGCCCGTCCAGTGTGGACATGGCCAAGCTCAAGATCGAGTTTCTGGCTCAGTACTACGAGGCGAACGGCGTGCCGACCAGGGCCAAGATCTTCGGCAATATCCACACACTCTCACGTTTGGGCTCGATGTTCGCGCCGGTCGCCAATTTGGCGTTGACCACTCCGCTGAGCGCGCCGGTGATGCGCGCGGTGGGAGTGCATCCCGAGCGCAAGATGTCGACCTTCAAGCACAACACGTTCGTGAAGCGCTGGAAGAAGCATGTGCGGGGGTTGCCGCCAAACCGTCCGACCAGAGGGGCGGTGGTCTATTTCCACGACACCTTCGCGACCTACAACTATCCGCATATTGGGATGGCGGCGGTCGAGCTTCTTGAAGCAGCCGGGTTCCAGGTCATCATCGAAGAACGGCGCGCGTGTTGCGGCCGTCCGATGCTCTCCAAGGGATTGGTCAACGATGCGCGCAAGAACGCGCGCAGAAACGTGGAATTGCTGGCGCCGCATGCACGCATGGGGATTCCCATCGTTGGCACCGAGCCGAGCTGCATTCTGACATTGCGTGACGAGTACATCGATCTCCTGCCGGGGAACGAAGACGCGCAATTGGTCGCAAAGCATGCCTTCATGATCGATGAGTATCTCGCCAAGCTGGATGCAGATGGCGAGCTGGGCATCAACTGGAAGGCGAGCGACCGTGATGACGTCTTCTTCCATGGGCATTGCCATCAGAAAGCGTTGATCGGGATGGGGCCGTCGATGTCGATCCTGAAGTCGGCAGGTTGCTCGGCGCAGGAGAGTGGCGCCGGATGTTGCGGCATGGCGGGTTCGTTTGGCTACGAGGCCGAGCATTACGACGTCTCGAAGCGGATCGGCGAAGAGCGGCTCTTCCCCGCGATCGACAAGCTGAACACCTCGACCACCGTGGCGGTGGCCGGAGTCTCCTGCCGGCAACAGATCGACCATTTCACTGGCCGGGATACCCGTCATATTGCAGAAGTGCTCGCCGACCGGATCGACAGATCCCGTCCGTGGAGTCCGCCGCCGACGCACACGCCGTTGCCCGAGGTCGAGCCGACTCCGGAAGCGCAGGCACATGCGGATCAAGTGGGAATCGAGGCGCCGTAG
- a CDS encoding aromatic acid exporter family protein gives MRAKLILIVEYLTGVKGPLRSALDWFRAHGLGERVIKSALAAVIAWLLAGLLPDNPAPILAPLTAIFSINLTIAGSMRDAVQRVLGVVFGILLAVLISEYIGANSWAIFLVILISFYVGRRLGLDPSGIQQIAVSALLIVLGAASKAIDDAAVLHLANTLIGTGVGLLLNASVAPPNHLPDARRRLLEVGEAIQDDLRMLAEAARTGISNDEALTTLHLARETNAELLELDTALNQARESLQFNLLGRRQRDVLGLYHQADLALEHASIQTRMIARALADATAQDAPLGWLLGDALGAPLADLLDMGVETLDAYLTRIREGDLTGGFPIDTDRLTGYQAAIARRAADFDGELRPGGWIYLGEVVALATQLITDLSTPTDQLERVPNVESFELA, from the coding sequence GTGCGTGCAAAGCTGATTTTGATAGTCGAATACCTCACTGGGGTAAAGGGACCGCTCCGCTCTGCGCTCGACTGGTTTCGCGCGCATGGGTTGGGGGAGCGAGTCATCAAGAGCGCCCTGGCGGCGGTGATCGCGTGGCTGCTGGCGGGGTTGTTGCCAGACAACCCCGCGCCGATTCTGGCTCCGCTGACCGCTATCTTCTCGATCAACCTCACCATTGCCGGGAGCATGCGAGACGCGGTCCAGCGTGTGCTCGGAGTGGTCTTTGGCATCCTGCTGGCGGTCTTGATCAGCGAGTACATCGGCGCCAACTCATGGGCGATTTTTCTCGTCATCCTGATCTCGTTCTATGTAGGGCGGCGTCTTGGGCTCGATCCGAGCGGCATCCAGCAGATTGCCGTTTCTGCCTTGCTCATCGTTCTGGGCGCGGCCAGCAAGGCGATCGACGATGCGGCGGTCCTGCATCTTGCCAATACGTTGATCGGCACCGGGGTTGGGTTGCTGCTCAATGCGTCGGTGGCGCCCCCGAATCACTTGCCCGATGCCCGCCGCCGCCTGCTGGAGGTGGGAGAGGCAATCCAGGATGACCTGCGGATGCTGGCCGAAGCGGCGCGCACCGGTATCAGCAATGACGAAGCGCTCACGACGTTGCATCTGGCGCGTGAAACGAACGCCGAGCTCCTGGAACTGGATACCGCGCTCAATCAGGCACGGGAGAGTCTGCAATTCAACCTGCTTGGGCGGCGACAGCGTGATGTGCTGGGACTCTATCACCAGGCCGATCTTGCACTCGAGCATGCATCGATCCAGACCCGCATGATTGCCCGCGCGCTGGCGGATGCCACCGCGCAAGACGCGCCGCTCGGGTGGCTATTGGGAGATGCTTTGGGCGCTCCGTTAGCCGACTTGCTCGACATGGGGGTGGAAACGCTGGACGCGTATCTGACGCGCATCCGCGAAGGTGACCTGACGGGCGGATTTCCGATCGACACCGATCGGTTGACTGGCTATCAGGCCGCCATCGCTCGTCGTGCGGCGGATTTCGACGGCGAGCTGCGGCCTGGTGGCTGGATCTACCTTGGCGAGGTCGTGGCGTTGGCAACACAGCTCATCACCGATCTTTCCACGCCGACCGATCAATTGGAGCGAGTGCCGAACGTCGAGTCCTTCGAGCTCGCCTGA
- a CDS encoding isochorismatase family protein has translation MTTLPNRPNTAVLVIDVQNGVVANGHNREAVVANINEVVAKARAAQVPVVWIQHDDEGLPKGSDDWEIVPELVPGDGEPRIEKQYGDSFEATILDSLLAGLGVGSLVITGAQTDACVRSTLHGAVARGYDALLVGDAHTTDDFSAYGMPPADKVIAHTNMYWQYQTAPGRTMGVLAAAEISFDNV, from the coding sequence ATGACTACGCTTCCCAATCGTCCCAATACCGCCGTGCTCGTTATCGATGTCCAGAACGGGGTCGTGGCCAACGGGCACAACCGCGAGGCCGTCGTTGCCAACATCAACGAGGTGGTGGCGAAAGCACGTGCGGCGCAGGTGCCAGTGGTCTGGATTCAGCACGATGACGAGGGCCTGCCAAAGGGGAGCGACGATTGGGAGATCGTTCCAGAGCTCGTCCCCGGCGACGGTGAGCCGAGGATCGAAAAGCAGTACGGTGATTCGTTCGAGGCGACGATCCTCGATTCCCTGCTGGCAGGGCTTGGGGTCGGTAGCCTCGTGATTACGGGCGCCCAGACCGATGCTTGCGTGCGCTCGACGCTCCACGGAGCAGTGGCCCGGGGATACGATGCGCTGCTGGTTGGCGATGCGCACACCACCGACGACTTTAGCGCGTACGGGATGCCGCCAGCGGACAAGGTCATTGCGCACACGAATATGTATTGGCAATACCAAACGGCACCGGGCCGCACCATGGGTGTTCTGGCGGCGGCGGAGATTTCCTTCGACAACGTCTGA
- a CDS encoding M23 family metallopeptidase: MPSGKDDTNTMRIDRRKLLASAAMAGFGAKQRTAAAQNSPAFALPLGWEGAIPCDGTIIRHAFDVENTSLYPGWWHTGENWYLDFDGNSAGAPVYAVADGIVVFAGSDYPGRVVIIQHDGGVLSMYGHLDYALLVGEGDTVSRGQLIARVLNKTDGRSPSHLHFEMRTFLTESIVNGDAPWYDYPCGYQCPPGPGYWPFDSELLPTEIGWLNPLHVIYGRAYGPDIPTGAEVMVALSGSEFPVRASRSGEANRTVTLEPGLRLPLLEIDTGPEATLETSATAYQVWCKVELPDGTNGWISALRATNEFIQSDGRPAAIRIDLLLG; encoded by the coding sequence ATGCCCTCCGGAAAGGACGACACGAACACGATGCGCATCGATCGAAGAAAACTGCTCGCCTCTGCGGCAATGGCGGGGTTTGGCGCGAAGCAGCGAACGGCTGCCGCCCAAAACAGCCCCGCCTTTGCCCTGCCGCTGGGTTGGGAGGGGGCCATCCCCTGCGACGGAACCATCATTCGCCATGCGTTCGATGTCGAAAACACCTCCCTCTATCCCGGCTGGTGGCACACCGGCGAGAACTGGTATCTCGATTTCGATGGCAATTCCGCGGGCGCGCCGGTCTACGCCGTAGCGGACGGAATTGTGGTCTTTGCCGGGTCGGACTATCCCGGCCGCGTGGTCATCATTCAGCATGACGGCGGGGTCCTCTCCATGTACGGCCATCTCGACTACGCATTGCTCGTTGGTGAGGGTGACACGGTCTCCCGCGGCCAGCTCATCGCCCGCGTTCTGAACAAGACCGACGGCCGCTCGCCCAGTCACTTGCACTTCGAAATGCGCACGTTCCTGACGGAATCGATCGTCAACGGCGATGCGCCCTGGTACGACTACCCCTGCGGCTATCAGTGTCCGCCCGGCCCCGGATACTGGCCCTTCGACAGCGAGCTCCTGCCGACCGAGATTGGCTGGCTCAATCCACTGCATGTCATCTATGGGCGCGCCTACGGACCGGATATCCCCACCGGCGCCGAGGTGATGGTGGCGCTATCGGGAAGCGAGTTTCCCGTGCGTGCTTCGAGGTCCGGCGAAGCGAACAGAACGGTTACGCTCGAACCGGGGTTGCGCTTGCCGCTGCTGGAAATCGATACCGGACCGGAGGCCACCCTCGAAACCAGCGCCACCGCGTATCAGGTTTGGTGCAAAGTCGAGCTGCCAGACGGAACCAACGGCTGGATCTCCGCACTGCGCGCCACCAACGAATTCATCCAGTCCGATGGCCGTCCCGCCGCGATCCGCATCGACCTCTTGCTCGGTTAG